In Micromonas commoda chromosome 16, complete sequence, the genomic window GACGGGCTCCTGGTGCGGAATCACCAGCTGCTCGACCGCCATGCGAACCTCCTCCAGAgcgtcgatctcgtccgcgggcgtgACCGAGGAGACGTCGCGGCCcgttccccgcgcggcggccgccgcggcggcgtcggccatcgatgcatccgccgcggcggcgtctcggtCGTCGGTGGACTTGTTCAGGCCGTTCAGCCCGAGCATGGCCTGCATGGCCCGAGCCAGCTGCGGCATGCCCTCAACCTTGAGGGCGTATATCGGCATACCCCTCGCCCTGGCGGCGTGCCTGAGCCACGTGGCGCCCTTCACCCGAGCCTTGACCGCGAgaaccgcggacgcgtcctccAGCTGGTCCGTCAGCACTACCcggtcctcgagctccaACGACGCGATGACCTCCTCCAGCACGTCGCAGTCGAGCTCGTGCGGATAGATGCGAAACACGGACTggtcgtccgggtcgtccgtcgcggtggacctCTTCTGCCTGAccccgctcctcgccgccgccgcgtccgccacctccCTGGCGGccaacgacgagctcgacggaaCCTCGCCCTTGTTAACGCCCCCAGCGTTGTTTTGGGTCTTCGGCCTCGGGACCCCCGTCGGCGCAGCCTTGGGGAACGAGAACCCCGAAGCGGACACGTCCCCCCAGAACGACGGACCGCCCGACCCGAGAGTGTTGTCTACGCTCGCGCCGAAACCCACGCCCCCGCTCACCGCTCCGCCGGCTCCGAACATGGCGGCGTAAGAACCGCCATTCTGGatctccccgccgccgaggtagGGCTGCACTCGAACCGCGCCCGTatccgcgtcgagcgtccTGAGCTCCACGTGCGGCGCGTACCCGGCGAGAAGAGTGTCGACCGCCACGCCCACGTCCAGGTGGACTCTCCAGTGCCCGATGTCAACCatctcgacggcggcgccgaacgTGGGCggaccctcgcgctccaACACCGACTTTTgcacccgccggcgccgagcctcgtcgtcgcccagaGTCACGCTCACGACCCCGCCCACCAGGTCGTTTAAAAGCGGGTTCTTCAGCAGGTTCTCGAGCGTGTGACCGTGAGCGGTGGCGATCATCTGCACCCCGCGCTGGGAgatggtcctcgccgccttggcctccagCTCCGTCCCGATCTCGTC contains:
- a CDS encoding predicted protein — encoded protein: MDEGEPVVRPTAPAVSAKASHIASLTNEAELDALIDLLPPRVRGALATHQRKLQLLEVVLDLGRLPIARFADGDEILGDGLPLDYDDIERAMDTVGEVGGDNRAGINRTLHRISVIRNRKGGVVGLTARVGRAIEGSADLVRDLLASGASVLLLGRPGVGKTTAIREISRILSEEYGRRVVVVDTSNEIGGDGDIPHPGIGGSRRMQVPVPDRQHDVLIEAVQNHTPQVVIVDEIGTELEAKAARTISQRGVQMIATAHGHTLENLLKNPLLNDLVGGVVSVTLGDDEARRRRVQKSVLEREGPPTFGAAVEMVDIGHWRVHLDVGVAVDTLLAGYAPHVELRTLDADTGAVRVQPYLGGGEIQNGGSYAAMFGAGGAVSGGVGFGASVDNTLGSGGPSFWGDVSASGFSFPKAAPTGRSTATDDPDDQSVFRIYPHELDCDVLEEVIASLELEDRVVLTDQLEDASAVLAVKARVKGATWLRHAARARGMPIYALKVEGMPQLARAMQAMLGLNGLNKSTDDRDAAAADASMADAAAAAAARGTGRDVSSVTPADEIDALEEVRMAVEQLVIPHQEPVELLPRDERLLKMQADLITDEYRLQYEECGEGSSRRIKILHTYVGS